One Dunckerocampus dactyliophorus isolate RoL2022-P2 chromosome 18, RoL_Ddac_1.1, whole genome shotgun sequence genomic region harbors:
- the tnrc6c1 gene encoding trinucleotide repeat-containing gene 6C protein isoform X1, giving the protein MEDKKKKRQEDKKKKEAPPKKDTEQITKVPDSAKLDPVPSLPPANPSVTPPPVPPSSGDGKRAPCGGQPQTTPQTPLQQRHQASREVPPRFRQQEHKQLLKRGQPLPPGTLPLVITEPAAAVAIHPAPCSTNLSTELPPQSSQGAQYDNPLWGHLPADRSATSAATSSNTSCGDQLIVVQEDTEAWPSITLSQTAPREGCALETDPGHLTSSSSTCSTSSNGSSGSSSSSSSCSSNNSGWCCTTSMATGANSQTGHFPINHLSSKSNTGLSPANHTGTNMHSSQVAANRSWGSGSGPSNCPSQSLVGSEGKNDSPAGGGSSRGWASSSSSNTNCNLNLNPNANPSAWPVLGHDGSGAGAGSSGGANIISPPQLTPNFCNPTGPIPSQTSTYTGANTNSNSSGIGSAWGGIMTSDASEPHPSPSTNVSFSSEPQNLKTDGPNHVNKQEQPSPIRHMPSWGNASAGLSSVGQQPSGGKQINGEDNTSAWGMGSETKAPSSKEFSGWGHGAGGSGNPGGWSEQSSGDWGKKHTEEAQGGWDGPSSPPHDTQPSSWSRAVSTTGASEGSSDSMEGHSRSKHHSSRDTPAPPLPAQDLDPRVLCNTGWGQTPVRQHTSWDMDNTKTNNDIAAESWDSPTVPSDAQGPSSTNMGPPRTDSGSKNEVPASQGASGWAGNVAPTNQPSSGWGDPSNNIKPPSGAGGWGNPPKAGPTSSMPKNSGQSWGEEKSTGWDDSHSKPTCQSWGEQPKASHSSWGNSGGSNSANDWGEPEESKKNPPNSTWEGETGGWKETARGWGMPPSGPPGMSGAGGNGGWGEPVSQRSSGPPQGWVGKSQDGPSGNTGGVMGSWGGSSSVKQGGGWSGGKQESSAEPTGWEEPSPPSIRRKMEIDDGTSAWGDPSTYNKSVNLWDRNNPGMSQAKAPTGGSNPTGPNSSHPHNTHNHGYQGPPAALQNHTQNSQNPGPTSGPMDPVVQHQSGSSHNRGTLIAQGWGELPSSHVKSESSWGENTPSPVSVDNGTSAWGKPTGASTGWGDGNPDNYSRGNPAMTSTSCKPAPKPMQDGWGGGGEELMLSGGQWDAEEGDMWNSTASPESNSSTNSWGNTSKKVPQKVKVPGKPEDAWIMNRLIKQLTDMGFPRDPAEEALKSNNMNLDQAMSALLEKKTELDKRGMGLAGHDYNNGLIHKPMSCPRPPLLSKEPSADPRSPFMDKQMQSGMFGGGGAAQARAMPQPPPQPPVPPLSSSQPSLRAQVPQFLSPQVQAQLLQFAAKNIGLNPALLTSPINPQHMTLLNQLYQLQLAYQRLQIQQQMLQAQRNVSGPIRQQEQQVARTINNMQQQIQQHQRQLAQALLMKQQQQQPPHSHSGLHPGGTKSSLDSFPGHPQAPGLPDLQTKEPQSSPNSYSPYSLSGLNTNMNVNCMEVGLSMKDPPQPQSRLSQWTHPNPMESLSGSSSPLEPNLSKHSTNLGPPGKPPQLDDSYSPYGLMSSSESPSSPLVPPDSWGQGKGSSDKMANGTNINWPPEFCPGVPWKGLQNIDPETDPNMTPGSVPSGPTINTNIQDVNRYLLRDRSAGSSPTSSQNEALPPSSDWSVSAYTSSFSLSSPETDDTGKLSEMKSTWSPGPISHSQASLSHDMWKVPQGPRSSTTAPSRPPPGLTNTKPSSTWGGNSLGLSQGWSSSYTTAGTTWSTDSSTRTSSWLVLRNLTPQIDGSTLRTLCMQHGPLITFHLNLTQGNAVVRYSSKDEAAKAQKSLHMCVLGNTTILAEFAGEEEVNRFFAQGQSLGGTTSWQATPGTNQTRMGGSGSGASHPIGHAPHWNNNNNGTGGTSGTKGGGELLWGGVQQYSSLWGPPSGEEGRVMGSPSPINTLLPGDLLSGESM; this is encoded by the exons TGCCAGACTCTGCCAAGCTCGACCCCGTCCCTTCTCTCCCCCCCGCCAACCCCAGTGTCACCCCACCGCCAGTACCCCCAAGCAGTGGCGATGGCAAGCGTGCCCCCTGCGGAGGCCAGCCTCAGACCACCCCACAGACCCCGCTTCAGCAGCGCCACCAGGCCAGCAGAGAGGTGCCCCCGCGCTTCCGCCAGCAGGAGCACAAGCAGCTGCTGAAGAGGGGCCAGCCACTACCCCCGGGGACCCTGCCTCTCGTCATCACCGAGCCTGCAGCAGCAGTAGCCATACATCCTGCTCCCTGCTCAACCAACCTGTCTACAG AACTGCCTCCACAGAGCAGCCAGGGAGCCCAATATGATAATCCCCTCTGGGGACACCTGCCAGCCGACAGAAGTGCCACAAGTGCTGCAACGTCCTCTAATACAAGTTGCGGTGATCAACTGATCGTTGTCCAGGAGGACACGGAGGCTTGGCCTTCTATTACTCTCAGCCAGACGGCCCCTCGAGAAGGATGCGCTTTGGAGACTGACCCTGGTCATCTGACCAGCAGCAGTAGCACTTGTAGTACTAGTAGTAacggtagtagtggtagtagtagtagtagtagtagttgtagtagtaataatagtgGTTGGTGTTGTACTACGAGTATGGCCACTGGGGCCAATAGCCAGACTGGCCACTTTCCTATCAACCACCTAAGCAGTAAGTCCAACACTGGACTCAGCCCTGCCAATCATACTGGAACCAACATGCACTCAAGCCAGGTTGCAGCCAATCGAAGCTGGGGTTCTGGGTCTGGACCTTCCAACTGCCCCTCTCAGTCCTTAGTAGGCAGTGAAGGAAAAAATGACAGTCCAGCAGGAGGAGGCAGCAGCAGAGGCTGGGCCTCTTCATCATCCTCCAACACAAATTGTAACTTGAACTTGAACCCCAATGCTAACCCATCTGCCTGGCCTGTGTTGGGCCATGATGGTAGTGGCGCGGGGGCAGGCAGCTCAGGGGGAGCCAATATCATTTCACCTCCTCAACTGACACCCAACTTCTGTAATCCCACTGGCCCTATACCATCCCAGACCAGCACCTATACTGGAGCCAACACTAACAGTAACTCCTCGGGTATTGGCAGTGCCTGGGGAGGCATAATGACCTCTGATGCATCAGAGCCACACCCCTCCCCATCCACAAATGTGTCTTTCAGTTCAGAACCTCAAAACCTTAAAACTGATGGACCAAATCACGTGAATAAGCAGGAACAGCCTAGCCCCATCCGCCACATGCCTAGTTGGGGCAATGCATCTGCAGGCCTGAGTTCAGTGGGTCAACAGCCATCAGGGGGCAAGCAAATCAACGGAGAAGATAATACATCTGCTTGGGGTATGGGTAGTGAAACAAAGGCACCTTCATCTAAGGAGTTCTCTGGCTGGGGCCATGGAGCAGGTGGCTCAGGAAATCCTGGTGGCTGGAGTGAACAGTCCAGTGGAGACTGGGGCAAGAAGCACACTGAGGAGGCCCAGGGAGGTTGGGATGGCCCCAGCTCTCCTCCCCATGACACACAACCTAGTTCTTGGAGTAGAGCTGTGAGCACAACTGgtgccagtgaaggaagcaGTGACAGCATGGAAGGACATTCGAGGTCCAAACACCATTCATCAAGAGATACTCCCGCTCCTCCTTTGCCTGCCCAGGATCTAGACCCCAGGGTGTTGTGTAATACTGGCTGGGGACAGACCCCTGTACGTCAGCACACATCTTGGGACATGGACAATACTAAAACCAATAATGACATTGCCGCTGAATCCTGGGACTCTCCAACTGTTCCAAGCGATGCCCAGGGGCCCTCCAGTACTAACATGGGTCCACCTCGAACTGACTCTGGAAGCAAAAATGAGGTGCCTGCTTCTCAGGGAGCCTCCGGTTGGGCAGGAAATGTTGCTCCTACCAATCAACCCAGCTCTGGTTGGGGAGATCCATCCAACAACATTAAGCCCCCAAGTGGTGCTGGTGGCTGGGGGAATCCACCAAAAGCAGGGCCCACCTCCAGTATGCCCAAGAATAGTGGTCAGTCTTGGGGAGAAGAGAAGTCAACAGGGTGGGATGATTCTCACAGCAAGCCAACATGCCAGAGCTGGGGAGAGCAACCCAAAGCATCCCACAGCAGCTGGGGCAATAGCGGTGGGAGCAATTCTGCAAATGACTGGGGAGAACCAGAAGAGAGCAAAAAGAATCCACCCAACTCTACCTGGGAAGGAGAAACAGGTGGCTGGAAAGAAACTGCTCGAGGCTGGGGGATGCCTCCTTCAGGGCCGCCAGGGATGTCCGGGGCTGGAGGAAACGGGGGCTGGGGAGAGCCTGTTAGTCAGCGTTCCAGTGGCCCTCCCCAAGGTTGGGTAGGCAAATCTCAGGATGGGCCCAGTGGTAACACCGGAGGGGTCATGGGCTCTTGGGGTGGCTCCAGCTCTGTCAAGCAGGGCGGGGGATGGAGCGGAGGTAAACAGGAGTCCTCAGCTGAACCTACAGGGTGGGAAGAACCCTCTCCGCCCTCAATTCGACGCAAGATGGAGATCGATGACGGGACCTCCGCTTGGGGTGATCCTAGTACCTACAACAAATCCGTCAACCTGTGGGACAGGAACAATCCCGGAATGTCCCAAGCGAAAGCTCCTACTGGAGGCAGTAACCCAACGGGTCCCAACAGTAGCCATCCCCATAATACACACAATCACGGTTATCAAGGACCACCTGCAGCTTTACAGAATCATACCCAAAATTCCCAAAACCCAGGTCCCACCAGTGGGCCCATGGATCCTGTTGTGCAGCACCAGTCGGGATCATCCCACAACCGGGGTACCCTGATAGCGCAAG GTTGGGGAGAACTACCGAGCTCACACGTGAAATCCGAAAGCTCATGGGGAGAAAATACACCTTCACCAGTCAGCGTGGACAACGGGACATCTGCCTGGGGGAAACCAACTGGGGCCTCCACAGGCTGGGGTGATGGCAACCCAGACAACTATAGCAGAGGGAACCCAGCAATGACATCTACATCGTGCAAACCTG CCCCCAAACCTATGCAAGACGGATGGGGAGGCGGAGGTGAGGAGTTGATGCTTTCTGGAGGTCAGTGGGATGCCGAGGAGGGGGACATGTGGAATAGCACAGCCTCTCCAGAGAGCAATTCCTCCACAAACTCATGGGGGAACACATCCAAAAAGGTCCCACAAAAG GTGAAGGTGCCAGGGAAGCCGGAAGATGCCTGGATTATGAATCGTCTCATTAAGCAGCTGACAGACATGGGCTTCCCG AGGGATCCGGCAGAGGAGGCTTTGAAGAGCAACAACATGAACCTGGACCAGGCCATGAGTGCCCTGCTGGAGAAGAAGACTGAACTGGACAAGCGAGGGATGGGACTCGCCGGCCACGACTACAACAACGGACTCATACACAAACCCATGAGCTGCCCTCGGCCTCCACTTCTCTCCAAAGAACCCTCAGCGGACCCCCGTTCACCCTTCATGGATAAA CAGATGCAGAGtggaatgtttggtggtggtggagcAGCACAAGCCCGGGCCATGCCTCAGCCGCCTCCTCAGCCACCAGTGCCGCCTCTCAGCTCCTCTCAGCCTAGTCTACGTGCTCAAGTGCCTCAGTTTCTCTCCCCTCAG GTTCAAGCACAGCTCTTACAGTTTGCAGCAAAAAACATTGGTCTGAATCCTGCACTTTTAACCTCACCAATAAACCCTCAACATATGACCCTTCTGAATCAACTCTACCAGCTGCAACTG GCTTACCAGCGTTTACAAATTCAGCAGCAGATGTTACAGGCGCAGCGCAACGTTTCTGGACCCATTCGACAGCAAGAGCAGCAA GTTGCACGTACAATCAATAACATGCAGCAGCAGATCCAACAGCACCAGCGTCAGCTGGCCCAGGCTCTGCTTAtgaagcagcagcaacagcagcctcCCCATTCCCACTCGGGCCTACATCCTGGCGGGACCAAATCCAGCCTGGATTCCTTTCCAGGGCACCCCCAGGCTCCAGGCCTCCCTGACCTGCAGACCAAAGAGCCGCAGTCATCTCCCAACTCCTACAGCCCCTATTCTCTCT CTGGATTGAATACAAACATGAATGTAAACTGCATGGAGGTGGGTCTGTCTATGAAGGACCCACCCCAGCCCCAATCGCGCCTGTCGCAGTGGACACACCCCAACCCCATGGAAAGCCTTTCTGGGAGCTCCTCTCCCTTGGAGCCCAACCTGAGCAAGCACT CTACCAACCTGGGTCCGCCTGGTAAGCCTCCTCAGTTGGATGACTCTTACAGCCCCTATGGTCTGATGTCCAGTTCTGAGTCTCCTTCCAGCCCCCTCGTGCCCCCAGACAGTTGGGGGCAGGGGAAGGGCAGCAGTGACAAGATGGCCAATGGGACCAACATCAACTGGCCACCAG AGTTCTGCCCCGGTGTACCCTGGAAGGGTCTCCAGAATATCGACCCAGAGACCGACCCTAACATGACACCGGGTAGCGTCCCAAGTGGGCCCACAATCAACACAAACATCCAAGATGTTAACCGATACCTGCTGCGAGACAGGAGTGCAG GCTCTTCTCCCACTTCATCTCAGAATGAGGCTCTGCCTCCCTCCTCTGATTGGTCAGTCAGTGCCTACACTAGCTCATTCAGTCTGTCGTCCCCGGAGACAGATGATACAG GTAAACTGTCAGAGATGAAGTCCACTTGGTCTCCAGGTCCCATTTCCCACAGCCAGGCCTCTCTGTCCCATGACATGTGGAAGGTTCCACAGGGACCCCGAAGCAGCACCACAGCCCCCTCCCGCCCTCCACCTGGTCTCACCAACACCAAGCCATCCTCTACATGGGGAGGGAACTCTCTGGGCTTGTCCCAAGGATGGAGCAGCTCTTACACTACAG CAGGCACCACCTGGAGTACAGACAGCTCCACCAGGACCAGTAGCTGGTTGGTCCTGAGGAACCTCACTCCACAG ATTGACGGATCAACTCTGCGCACACTGTGCATGCAGCACGGCCCTCTCATCACATTCCACCTCAACCTGACACAGGGCAATGCTGTGGTGCGCTACAGCTCCAAGGACGAAGCTGCCAAGGCTCAGAAGTCCCTGCACAT GTGTGTGCTCGGGAACACTACCATTCTAGCAGAGTTCGCCGGAGAAGAGGAAGTGAATCGCTTCTTTGCACAGGGCCAGTCGCTCGGCGGGACGACCAGCTGGCAGGCCACTCCGGGAACCAATCAGACAAGGATGGGCGGGTCTGGCTCCGGAGCCTCTCACCCCATCGGCCACGCCCCCCActggaacaacaacaacaatggcacCGGAGGTACCAGCGGCACCAAGGGCGGCGGAGAGCTGCTGTGGGGTGGTGTGCAGCAATATTCCAGCCTGTGGGGTCCCCCAAGTGGAGAGGAAGGTCGGGTAATGGGGAGCCCCAGCCCGATCAACACGCTGCTACCTGGAGACCTGCTGAGCGGGGAGTCTATGTAA
- the tnrc6c1 gene encoding trinucleotide repeat-containing gene 6C protein isoform X3: MEDKKKKRQEDKKKKEAPPKKDTEQITKVPDSAKLDPVPSLPPANPSVTPPPVPPSSGDGKRAPCGGQPQTTPQTPLQQRHQASREVPPRFRQQEHKQLLKRGQPLPPGTLPLVITEPAAAVAIHPAPCSTNLSTELPPQSSQGAQYDNPLWGHLPADRSATSAATSSNTSCGDQLIVVQEDTEAWPSITLSQTAPREGCALETDPGHLTSSSSTCSTSSNGSSGSSSSSSSCSSNNSGWCCTTSMATGANSQTGHFPINHLSSKSNTGLSPANHTGTNMHSSQVAANRSWGSGSGPSNCPSQSLVGSEGKNDSPAGGGSSRGWASSSSSNTNCNLNLNPNANPSAWPVLGHDGSGAGAGSSGGANIISPPQLTPNFCNPTGPIPSQTSTYTGANTNSNSSGIGSAWGGIMTSDASEPHPSPSTNVSFSSEPQNLKTDGPNHVNKQEQPSPIRHMPSWGNASAGLSSVGQQPSGGKQINGEDNTSAWGMGSETKAPSSKEFSGWGHGAGGSGNPGGWSEQSSGDWGKKHTEEAQGGWDGPSSPPHDTQPSSWSRAVSTTGASEGSSDSMEGHSRSKHHSSRDTPAPPLPAQDLDPRVLCNTGWGQTPVRQHTSWDMDNTKTNNDIAAESWDSPTVPSDAQGPSSTNMGPPRTDSGSKNEVPASQGASGWAGNVAPTNQPSSGWGDPSNNIKPPSGAGGWGNPPKAGPTSSMPKNSGQSWGEEKSTGWDDSHSKPTCQSWGEQPKASHSSWGNSGGSNSANDWGEPEESKKNPPNSTWEGETGGWKETARGWGMPPSGPPGMSGAGGNGGWGEPVSQRSSGPPQGWVGKSQDGPSGNTGGVMGSWGGSSSVKQGGGWSGGKQESSAEPTGWEEPSPPSIRRKMEIDDGTSAWGDPSTYNKSVNLWDRNNPGMSQAKAPTGGSNPTGPNSSHPHNTHNHGYQGPPAALQNHTQNSQNPGPTSGPMDPVVQHQSGSSHNRGTLIAQGWGELPSSHVKSESSWGENTPSPVSVDNGTSAWGKPTGASTGWGDGNPDNYSRGNPAMTSTSCKPAPKPMQDGWGGGGEELMLSGGQWDAEEGDMWNSTASPESNSSTNSWGNTSKKVPQKVKVPGKPEDAWIMNRLIKQLTDMGFPRDPAEEALKSNNMNLDQAMSALLEKKTELDKRGMGLAGHDYNNGLIHKPMSCPRPPLLSKEPSADPRSPFMDKQMQSGMFGGGGAAQARAMPQPPPQPPVPPLSSSQPSLRAQVPQFLSPQVQAQLLQFAAKNIGLNPALLTSPINPQHMTLLNQLYQLQLAYQRLQIQQQMLQAQRNVSGPIRQQEQQVARTINNMQQQIQQHQRQLAQALLMKQQQQQPPHSHSGLHPGGTKSSLDSFPGHPQAPGLPDLQTKEPQSSPNSYSPYSLSGLNTNMNVNCMEVGLSMKDPPQPQSRLSQWTHPNPMESLSGSSSPLEPNLSKHSTNLGPPGKPPQLDDSYSPYGLMSSSESPSSPLVPPDSWGQGKGSSDKMANGTNINWPPEFCPGVPWKGLQNIDPETDPNMTPGSVPSGPTINTNIQDVNRYLLRDRSAGKLSEMKSTWSPGPISHSQASLSHDMWKVPQGPRSSTTAPSRPPPGLTNTKPSSTWGGNSLGLSQGWSSSYTTAGTTWSTDSSTRTSSWLVLRNLTPQIDGSTLRTLCMQHGPLITFHLNLTQGNAVVRYSSKDEAAKAQKSLHMCVLGNTTILAEFAGEEEVNRFFAQGQSLGGTTSWQATPGTNQTRMGGSGSGASHPIGHAPHWNNNNNGTGGTSGTKGGGELLWGGVQQYSSLWGPPSGEEGRVMGSPSPINTLLPGDLLSGESM; this comes from the exons TGCCAGACTCTGCCAAGCTCGACCCCGTCCCTTCTCTCCCCCCCGCCAACCCCAGTGTCACCCCACCGCCAGTACCCCCAAGCAGTGGCGATGGCAAGCGTGCCCCCTGCGGAGGCCAGCCTCAGACCACCCCACAGACCCCGCTTCAGCAGCGCCACCAGGCCAGCAGAGAGGTGCCCCCGCGCTTCCGCCAGCAGGAGCACAAGCAGCTGCTGAAGAGGGGCCAGCCACTACCCCCGGGGACCCTGCCTCTCGTCATCACCGAGCCTGCAGCAGCAGTAGCCATACATCCTGCTCCCTGCTCAACCAACCTGTCTACAG AACTGCCTCCACAGAGCAGCCAGGGAGCCCAATATGATAATCCCCTCTGGGGACACCTGCCAGCCGACAGAAGTGCCACAAGTGCTGCAACGTCCTCTAATACAAGTTGCGGTGATCAACTGATCGTTGTCCAGGAGGACACGGAGGCTTGGCCTTCTATTACTCTCAGCCAGACGGCCCCTCGAGAAGGATGCGCTTTGGAGACTGACCCTGGTCATCTGACCAGCAGCAGTAGCACTTGTAGTACTAGTAGTAacggtagtagtggtagtagtagtagtagtagtagttgtagtagtaataatagtgGTTGGTGTTGTACTACGAGTATGGCCACTGGGGCCAATAGCCAGACTGGCCACTTTCCTATCAACCACCTAAGCAGTAAGTCCAACACTGGACTCAGCCCTGCCAATCATACTGGAACCAACATGCACTCAAGCCAGGTTGCAGCCAATCGAAGCTGGGGTTCTGGGTCTGGACCTTCCAACTGCCCCTCTCAGTCCTTAGTAGGCAGTGAAGGAAAAAATGACAGTCCAGCAGGAGGAGGCAGCAGCAGAGGCTGGGCCTCTTCATCATCCTCCAACACAAATTGTAACTTGAACTTGAACCCCAATGCTAACCCATCTGCCTGGCCTGTGTTGGGCCATGATGGTAGTGGCGCGGGGGCAGGCAGCTCAGGGGGAGCCAATATCATTTCACCTCCTCAACTGACACCCAACTTCTGTAATCCCACTGGCCCTATACCATCCCAGACCAGCACCTATACTGGAGCCAACACTAACAGTAACTCCTCGGGTATTGGCAGTGCCTGGGGAGGCATAATGACCTCTGATGCATCAGAGCCACACCCCTCCCCATCCACAAATGTGTCTTTCAGTTCAGAACCTCAAAACCTTAAAACTGATGGACCAAATCACGTGAATAAGCAGGAACAGCCTAGCCCCATCCGCCACATGCCTAGTTGGGGCAATGCATCTGCAGGCCTGAGTTCAGTGGGTCAACAGCCATCAGGGGGCAAGCAAATCAACGGAGAAGATAATACATCTGCTTGGGGTATGGGTAGTGAAACAAAGGCACCTTCATCTAAGGAGTTCTCTGGCTGGGGCCATGGAGCAGGTGGCTCAGGAAATCCTGGTGGCTGGAGTGAACAGTCCAGTGGAGACTGGGGCAAGAAGCACACTGAGGAGGCCCAGGGAGGTTGGGATGGCCCCAGCTCTCCTCCCCATGACACACAACCTAGTTCTTGGAGTAGAGCTGTGAGCACAACTGgtgccagtgaaggaagcaGTGACAGCATGGAAGGACATTCGAGGTCCAAACACCATTCATCAAGAGATACTCCCGCTCCTCCTTTGCCTGCCCAGGATCTAGACCCCAGGGTGTTGTGTAATACTGGCTGGGGACAGACCCCTGTACGTCAGCACACATCTTGGGACATGGACAATACTAAAACCAATAATGACATTGCCGCTGAATCCTGGGACTCTCCAACTGTTCCAAGCGATGCCCAGGGGCCCTCCAGTACTAACATGGGTCCACCTCGAACTGACTCTGGAAGCAAAAATGAGGTGCCTGCTTCTCAGGGAGCCTCCGGTTGGGCAGGAAATGTTGCTCCTACCAATCAACCCAGCTCTGGTTGGGGAGATCCATCCAACAACATTAAGCCCCCAAGTGGTGCTGGTGGCTGGGGGAATCCACCAAAAGCAGGGCCCACCTCCAGTATGCCCAAGAATAGTGGTCAGTCTTGGGGAGAAGAGAAGTCAACAGGGTGGGATGATTCTCACAGCAAGCCAACATGCCAGAGCTGGGGAGAGCAACCCAAAGCATCCCACAGCAGCTGGGGCAATAGCGGTGGGAGCAATTCTGCAAATGACTGGGGAGAACCAGAAGAGAGCAAAAAGAATCCACCCAACTCTACCTGGGAAGGAGAAACAGGTGGCTGGAAAGAAACTGCTCGAGGCTGGGGGATGCCTCCTTCAGGGCCGCCAGGGATGTCCGGGGCTGGAGGAAACGGGGGCTGGGGAGAGCCTGTTAGTCAGCGTTCCAGTGGCCCTCCCCAAGGTTGGGTAGGCAAATCTCAGGATGGGCCCAGTGGTAACACCGGAGGGGTCATGGGCTCTTGGGGTGGCTCCAGCTCTGTCAAGCAGGGCGGGGGATGGAGCGGAGGTAAACAGGAGTCCTCAGCTGAACCTACAGGGTGGGAAGAACCCTCTCCGCCCTCAATTCGACGCAAGATGGAGATCGATGACGGGACCTCCGCTTGGGGTGATCCTAGTACCTACAACAAATCCGTCAACCTGTGGGACAGGAACAATCCCGGAATGTCCCAAGCGAAAGCTCCTACTGGAGGCAGTAACCCAACGGGTCCCAACAGTAGCCATCCCCATAATACACACAATCACGGTTATCAAGGACCACCTGCAGCTTTACAGAATCATACCCAAAATTCCCAAAACCCAGGTCCCACCAGTGGGCCCATGGATCCTGTTGTGCAGCACCAGTCGGGATCATCCCACAACCGGGGTACCCTGATAGCGCAAG GTTGGGGAGAACTACCGAGCTCACACGTGAAATCCGAAAGCTCATGGGGAGAAAATACACCTTCACCAGTCAGCGTGGACAACGGGACATCTGCCTGGGGGAAACCAACTGGGGCCTCCACAGGCTGGGGTGATGGCAACCCAGACAACTATAGCAGAGGGAACCCAGCAATGACATCTACATCGTGCAAACCTG CCCCCAAACCTATGCAAGACGGATGGGGAGGCGGAGGTGAGGAGTTGATGCTTTCTGGAGGTCAGTGGGATGCCGAGGAGGGGGACATGTGGAATAGCACAGCCTCTCCAGAGAGCAATTCCTCCACAAACTCATGGGGGAACACATCCAAAAAGGTCCCACAAAAG GTGAAGGTGCCAGGGAAGCCGGAAGATGCCTGGATTATGAATCGTCTCATTAAGCAGCTGACAGACATGGGCTTCCCG AGGGATCCGGCAGAGGAGGCTTTGAAGAGCAACAACATGAACCTGGACCAGGCCATGAGTGCCCTGCTGGAGAAGAAGACTGAACTGGACAAGCGAGGGATGGGACTCGCCGGCCACGACTACAACAACGGACTCATACACAAACCCATGAGCTGCCCTCGGCCTCCACTTCTCTCCAAAGAACCCTCAGCGGACCCCCGTTCACCCTTCATGGATAAA CAGATGCAGAGtggaatgtttggtggtggtggagcAGCACAAGCCCGGGCCATGCCTCAGCCGCCTCCTCAGCCACCAGTGCCGCCTCTCAGCTCCTCTCAGCCTAGTCTACGTGCTCAAGTGCCTCAGTTTCTCTCCCCTCAG GTTCAAGCACAGCTCTTACAGTTTGCAGCAAAAAACATTGGTCTGAATCCTGCACTTTTAACCTCACCAATAAACCCTCAACATATGACCCTTCTGAATCAACTCTACCAGCTGCAACTG GCTTACCAGCGTTTACAAATTCAGCAGCAGATGTTACAGGCGCAGCGCAACGTTTCTGGACCCATTCGACAGCAAGAGCAGCAA GTTGCACGTACAATCAATAACATGCAGCAGCAGATCCAACAGCACCAGCGTCAGCTGGCCCAGGCTCTGCTTAtgaagcagcagcaacagcagcctcCCCATTCCCACTCGGGCCTACATCCTGGCGGGACCAAATCCAGCCTGGATTCCTTTCCAGGGCACCCCCAGGCTCCAGGCCTCCCTGACCTGCAGACCAAAGAGCCGCAGTCATCTCCCAACTCCTACAGCCCCTATTCTCTCT CTGGATTGAATACAAACATGAATGTAAACTGCATGGAGGTGGGTCTGTCTATGAAGGACCCACCCCAGCCCCAATCGCGCCTGTCGCAGTGGACACACCCCAACCCCATGGAAAGCCTTTCTGGGAGCTCCTCTCCCTTGGAGCCCAACCTGAGCAAGCACT CTACCAACCTGGGTCCGCCTGGTAAGCCTCCTCAGTTGGATGACTCTTACAGCCCCTATGGTCTGATGTCCAGTTCTGAGTCTCCTTCCAGCCCCCTCGTGCCCCCAGACAGTTGGGGGCAGGGGAAGGGCAGCAGTGACAAGATGGCCAATGGGACCAACATCAACTGGCCACCAG AGTTCTGCCCCGGTGTACCCTGGAAGGGTCTCCAGAATATCGACCCAGAGACCGACCCTAACATGACACCGGGTAGCGTCCCAAGTGGGCCCACAATCAACACAAACATCCAAGATGTTAACCGATACCTGCTGCGAGACAGGAGTGCAG GTAAACTGTCAGAGATGAAGTCCACTTGGTCTCCAGGTCCCATTTCCCACAGCCAGGCCTCTCTGTCCCATGACATGTGGAAGGTTCCACAGGGACCCCGAAGCAGCACCACAGCCCCCTCCCGCCCTCCACCTGGTCTCACCAACACCAAGCCATCCTCTACATGGGGAGGGAACTCTCTGGGCTTGTCCCAAGGATGGAGCAGCTCTTACACTACAG CAGGCACCACCTGGAGTACAGACAGCTCCACCAGGACCAGTAGCTGGTTGGTCCTGAGGAACCTCACTCCACAG ATTGACGGATCAACTCTGCGCACACTGTGCATGCAGCACGGCCCTCTCATCACATTCCACCTCAACCTGACACAGGGCAATGCTGTGGTGCGCTACAGCTCCAAGGACGAAGCTGCCAAGGCTCAGAAGTCCCTGCACAT GTGTGTGCTCGGGAACACTACCATTCTAGCAGAGTTCGCCGGAGAAGAGGAAGTGAATCGCTTCTTTGCACAGGGCCAGTCGCTCGGCGGGACGACCAGCTGGCAGGCCACTCCGGGAACCAATCAGACAAGGATGGGCGGGTCTGGCTCCGGAGCCTCTCACCCCATCGGCCACGCCCCCCActggaacaacaacaacaatggcacCGGAGGTACCAGCGGCACCAAGGGCGGCGGAGAGCTGCTGTGGGGTGGTGTGCAGCAATATTCCAGCCTGTGGGGTCCCCCAAGTGGAGAGGAAGGTCGGGTAATGGGGAGCCCCAGCCCGATCAACACGCTGCTACCTGGAGACCTGCTGAGCGGGGAGTCTATGTAA